aggacaggtctagaaggaggagcacagagtaatgtagaagcagaggacaggtctagaaggtggagcacagagtaatgtagaagcagaggacaggtctagaaggaggagcacagagtaatgtagaagcagaggacaggtctagaaggaggagcacagagtaatgtagaagcagaggacaggtctagaaggaggagcacagagtaatgtagaagcagaggacaggtctagaatgcggagcacagagtaatgtagaagcagaggacaggtctagaaggtggagcacagagtaatgtagaagcagaggacaggtctagaaggaggagcagagagtaatgtagaagcagaggacaggtctagaaggagaggcacagagtaatgtagaagcagaggacaggtctagaaggagaggcacagagtaatgtagaaggcggaggacaggtcacaCTTTACAaaagtctgtgtgtaagatgtgactgctaAGTGATAAGATGATGCAGAGATCCTGCACACACCGCACAATACATGCTGCTTCCTCACACTAAACTACCAGGACCTTCCATAGATACACactggactggcgggaccttctcgCACATGCACactggactggcgggaccttccgcacatgctcgcaggactggcgggaccttccgcacatgctcgcaggactggcgagaccttccgcacatgctcgcaggactggcgggaccttccgcacatgctcgcaggactggcgggaccttctgcacatgctcgcaggactggcgggaccttccgcacatgctcgcaggactggcgggacctttcgcacatgctcgcaggactggcgggaccttccgcacatgctcgcaggaccggcgggaccttccgcacatgctcgcaggactggcgggaccttcagGTAAAATAATCTACAGGGAAAAGGGGAATACTATAATAATTAAGAATTTTAGATGTTTCTGATGATCCAGGATCTctgaggtaacttctaatatctgtaaaaacttatattaggggtgtattcattcataaagggcatctgtcacattgaacaccagtctgatctgttggcagcagattatatagcaggaggacctgagcagattgtgcctctccattcacttctataggagttacaggaaccgcctaacaaggccacccagaggtggagccgcatctatcagacatttctggcatatcctggggagaaatgtccgtgttgggaatacccctttattccatgtggtgacggctctgagaagatgtttctctcaatgatgaataagtgaggttctgtatgtcacacatgatgttgtcccctgtatgatctccatcttctcctttcttcataaagacgtctgcagtactagatcctccagatcctccagttttctcatcttctcctccacaacgttccttctcctgaatgacccaccaaggatggacaaggacaggaatgagatgagcagaagaatattagacttcaccttggagatcatctacctgctgagcggagaggtaaacttttctacattatagaacaagttacACATAGGgacgggacaatacataataggaagaatccagtgtcctgtataacagcgtccagaccttccaagtgacgtcaagaagctgaagatcagccaccaatatggtcagttatgtgtcatgtcaccaatgcagcaatagtaatgttgtagagcaatgagaatgaccaggaaccaggaggatcgggatgacctctatatagaaacataggagatgacggcaggaggagagcacatggtccatctagtcccccaatattatttcctttttagttttggcctcgttctattttctcaatgtctttttgtaggtgaggtctccagtattacagatgtggggtcactagagctctatacagcggggtcacaatctccctctctctactgaggggggatactgtgttcagttctctaagtgtctctctccatacacaggagtacacaatagtgaagaagacatcgggtgactgtacgactcccatcatccatgagtcaggaggatggagcagtagtcccatcacagagcctccccctcactcccggatacgtgagaagaagatcttagaactgatctacaagatgactgagctgctgactggagaggtgacactgctgggaatgctgggaaattctccagtaacagcactggaggtgtctgggtgatgactgtatcattgtgtgtgtcaggttcctataaggtgtcaggatgtcgctatctatctctccatggaggagtgggagtatctagaaggacacaaggatctgtacgaggaggtcatgatggaggactaccggccgcgcacatcacaaggtaagaagagacagatatatattggCATTACTGGGGGCACAGGCTGGCATTGGCGGCCATGTAGAGAACATCTGCTGTAAATCTGTGATGTGGGGGCCATTACTACATTTGTGGGGAGGGTAATTCATGTGCGGAACAGGAAAATCATGGAGTCTCCTTGTAATATTTGTCCCACCACAGACCACGTGGCTTGTAGTACATCATTTCCACTGATCTCCGTGGCCTTCCGGCTTTTTTCAGATTGGACACCAGCAGTTGCAAAACTAAAACCCCCAATGTGTctctcaggacatgctgggagttgtagttctgcagGTTGGTGAACTGATTTCTACAAAGGTTTAATGAAAAGGGTAGAACATCAATGACATCCAGAATAAGATCTCATCCGGACCCCCGCCCTCCCCATATAAAGCATCGTATTACAGGAGGACGGCGCTGACAGATCACATGGGCAGATATGACCTCTGTGTTTTTACAAGTTTTGGTTTATTTTGTTAATTGACCCCATTCTGGTCAATTTGATGATGTCACGTCTCATGACATAGCTGTGACCCTGTGACATCTCGCCCACTTGGCACCCATGACCCATGGTGGGGGGTGTTTCCCACGTGGCATTGCATTAGCTATAAAAACATTGAGAGATTCTTCTCTGGGATCACATATTACACCCCTCGCCCCAAAAGACATGCGGTCTTGGCATGAACACCATTTCGGGTGAGAGTCCAT
The genomic region above belongs to Rhinoderma darwinii isolate aRhiDar2 unplaced genomic scaffold, aRhiDar2.hap1 Scaffold_949, whole genome shotgun sequence and contains:
- the LOC142733377 gene encoding gastrula zinc finger protein XlCGF66.1-like isoform X2, coding for MDKDRNEMSRRILDFTLEIIYLLSGEEYTIVKKTSGDCTTPIIHESGGWSSSPITEPPPHSRIREKKILELIYKMTELLTGEVPIRCQDVAIYLSMEEWEYLEGHKDLYEEVMMEDYRPRTSQGKKIPHFVAQFLLSAAIPHLWR
- the LOC142733377 gene encoding gastrula zinc finger protein XlCGF66.1-like isoform X1; protein product: MDKDRNEMSRRILDFTLEIIYLLSGEEYTIVKKTSGDCTTPIIHESGGWSSSPITEPPPHSRIREKKILELIYKMTELLTGEVPIRCQDVAIYLSMEEWEYLEGHKDLYEEVMMEDYRPRTSQVVTPTSWSLPPKPSEIPMKTPPVMSRREIRIRL